In Crassostrea angulata isolate pt1a10 chromosome 6, ASM2561291v2, whole genome shotgun sequence, a genomic segment contains:
- the LOC128187089 gene encoding uncharacterized protein LOC128187089 isoform X5, translated as MSYKLATDVYMQQTTYKHDYNPAGGISPRNRQTNYPYGADAPKADIPGPYNNFRPRYGDPLPQHIRDQLRNYLDGQRFDDQPLTDRQRIKRGEEWIGGRRYDEPMTDRGVYGPPRRQYYERERGRDLSPYRGDDRIYNVLDNGRRTSLDRPINRNRDNEFERQNLRLGRHTSLDRYDLMDKRKENLKQYIQNRRRDPFEGLYQDRGRNGSPERYYDRGRDNGRGRDFDRRRDESPGKFREWDRDRNGYNGYNDRYSRLFRDKFKYLDLYERPAQPMIDSYADHRKMTDRTTYKDYGEFLQEKIKLDELKKQPVEYPAANLRDHLTHRETYREQMHGPEMVRKPYNSQDKLLERERQLEAQIRREMEKIELHDGNFKPWARDAKNPTHHVPKSTNSGVYLFIRTNKLAKADVVKALQEGRSVLANSYGQLKGIATNREIQLLEGQEGWNIRANMTRTGDYWLERSQDSTVIDDMILVIWFPTFNDAEKWVISERKFKTPSFPEPYGSDVMILPLNDSQPQERIAYTYITTEYPRQLDPVMFRENFVPKIKEVLYKHGNDGFFIQSVGAKVIRGHWVKPSSLITTIRFNTRQDALNFFLDPEYKQIRLEISRRIEQLPVYMNWFKPVSFMFTLDKYV; from the exons ATGTCATAC aaGCTAGCCACAGACGTt TACATGCAACAGACCACATACAAACATGATTACAACCCGGCGGGAGGG ATCTCACCGAGGAACAGACAGACCAATTACCCTTACGGAGCCGACGCCCCCAAGGCGGACATTCCCGGTCCTTACAACAACTTCCGGCCCAGATATGGCGACCCCCTCCCCCAGCATATCAGAGAT cAGCTTCGTAATTAT TTGGACGGACAAAGATTTGATGACCAGCCTCTCACCGACAGG CAAAGAATAAAACGGGGAGAGGAATGGATTGGAGGG AGACGATATGACGAGCCTATGACGGACCGAGGG GTTTACGGTCCACCAAGAAGG CAGTATTACGAGAGGGAGCGAGGCCGGGATCTGTCGCCTTACCGG GGAGATGACAGAATTTATAATGTGTTGGATAATGGTCGAAGAACCTCTTTAGATAGG CCAATAAATAGAAACAGGGACAATGAATTTGAAAGG CAAAATTTGAGGCTTGGGCGCCATACCTCCTTAGATAGG tacGATTTAATGGATAAACGAAAAGAAAATCTGAAGCAA TACATCCAAAACAGGAGGAGGGACCCGTTTGAGGGACTG TATCAAGACAGAGGGAGAAACGGGTCACCCGAAAGG TATTACGACCGTGGGAGAGACAATGGTAGGGGTCGGGACTTTGACAGGAGGAGAGACGAGTCCCCTGGCAAG TTTAGAGAATGGGATCGGGATCGGAATGGTTATAATGGTTATAATGATCGG TACTCTCGCCTATTCCGTGACAAGTTCAAATATCTCGACTTG TACGAGAGGCCAGCACAACCAATGATTGACAGCTACGCTGACCATCGG aaaatgaccGACAGAACGACATACAAGGACTATGGAGAG TTTCTGCAAGAAAAGATAAAATTGGATGAACTTAAAAAG cAACCCGTAGAATACCCGGCCGCTAATCTT AGGGATCACCTAACCCACAGGGAGACCTACAGGGAGCAAATGCATGGGCCGGAAATGGTGAGAAAACCTTACAACAGCCAGGATAAGTTGCTGGAGAGGGAACGGCAGCTTGAAGCTCAGATCCGTCGGGAAATGGAAAAAATCGAGTTGCATGACGGGAATTTCAAACCCTGGGCGAGGGATGCTAAGAACCCCACGCATCACGTG CCCAAGTCCACCAACAGTGGAGTCTACCTCTTCATCAGAACCAACAAACTCGCCAAGGCTGACGTCGTCAAGGCTCTACAGGAGGGACGCTCCGTGCTGGCCAACTCATACGGGCAACTCAAGGGCATCGCTACCAACAGGGAG ATTCAGTTGCTGGAGGGACAAGAAGGGTGGAACATCCGGGCGAATATGACGCGCACTGGGGACTATTGGCTGGAGCGTTCCCAGGATTCAACAGTCATCGACGACATGATCCTGGTCATCTGGTTCCCGACCTTTAACGACGCCGAGAAGTGGGTCATCAGCGAGAGGAAGTTTAAGACTCCCAGCTTTCCCGAACCTTACGGAAGTGACGTTATGATTCTTCCTTTAAACGATAGCCAGCCACAAG AGCGGATCGCCTACACCTACATTACCACGGAATACCCCCGCCAGCTGGATCCAGTCATGTTTCGAGAAAACTTCGTTCCTAAGATCAAAGAAGTGCTCTACAAGCATGGCAACGACGGGTTCTTCATTCAGTCGGTCGGAGCAAAGGTTATCCGGGGTCACTGGGTCAAACCCAGCAGCCTCATTACCACCATCAGATTCAACACCAGACAAGACGCTCTTAACTTTTTCCTAGACC CGGAATACAAACAAATTCGTCTGGAAATTAGTAGACGTATCGAACAACTTCCGGTTTACATGAACTGGTTTAAACCGGTCAGCTTTATGTTTACCCTGGACAAATATGTGTAA
- the LOC128187089 gene encoding uncharacterized protein LOC128187089 isoform X19 yields the protein MSYEQNVKPWSGMYMQQSTYRHDFVPTNGISPRNRQTNYPYGADAPKADIPGPYNNFRPRYGDPLPQHIRDQRIKRGEEWIGGRRYDEPMTDRGVYGPPRRQYYERERGRDLSPYRGDDRIYNVLDNGRRTSLDRPINRNRDNEFERQNLRLGRHTSLDRYDLMDKRKENLKQYIQNRRRDPFEGLYQDRGRNGSPERYYDRGRDNGRGRDFDRRRDESPGKFREWDRDRNGYNGYNDRYSRLFRDKFKYLDLYERPAQPMIDSYADHRKMTDRTTYKDYGEFLQEKIKLDELKKQPVEYPAANLRDHLTHRETYREQMHGPEMVRKPYNSQDKLLERERQLEAQIRREMEKIELHDGNFKPWARDAKNPTHHVPKSTNSGVYLFIRTNKLAKADVVKALQEGRSVLANSYGQLKGIATNREIQLLEGQEGWNIRANMTRTGDYWLERSQDSTVIDDMILVIWFPTFNDAEKWVISERKFKTPSFPEPYGSDVMILPLNDSQPQERIAYTYITTEYPRQLDPVMFRENFVPKIKEVLYKHGNDGFFIQSVGAKVIRGHWVKPSSLITTIRFNTRQDALNFFLDPEYKQIRLEISRRIEQLPVYMNWFKPVSFMFTLDKYV from the exons ATGTCATAC GAGCAGAACGTCAAGCCGTGGTCCGGGATG TACATGCAACAGTCGACGTACAGGCACGACTTTGTACCGACCAACGGG ATCTCACCGAGGAACAGACAGACCAATTACCCTTACGGAGCCGACGCCCCCAAGGCGGACATTCCCGGTCCTTACAACAACTTCCGGCCCAGATATGGCGACCCCCTCCCCCAGCATATCAGAGAT CAAAGAATAAAACGGGGAGAGGAATGGATTGGAGGG AGACGATATGACGAGCCTATGACGGACCGAGGG GTTTACGGTCCACCAAGAAGG CAGTATTACGAGAGGGAGCGAGGCCGGGATCTGTCGCCTTACCGG GGAGATGACAGAATTTATAATGTGTTGGATAATGGTCGAAGAACCTCTTTAGATAGG CCAATAAATAGAAACAGGGACAATGAATTTGAAAGG CAAAATTTGAGGCTTGGGCGCCATACCTCCTTAGATAGG tacGATTTAATGGATAAACGAAAAGAAAATCTGAAGCAA TACATCCAAAACAGGAGGAGGGACCCGTTTGAGGGACTG TATCAAGACAGAGGGAGAAACGGGTCACCCGAAAGG TATTACGACCGTGGGAGAGACAATGGTAGGGGTCGGGACTTTGACAGGAGGAGAGACGAGTCCCCTGGCAAG TTTAGAGAATGGGATCGGGATCGGAATGGTTATAATGGTTATAATGATCGG TACTCTCGCCTATTCCGTGACAAGTTCAAATATCTCGACTTG TACGAGAGGCCAGCACAACCAATGATTGACAGCTACGCTGACCATCGG aaaatgaccGACAGAACGACATACAAGGACTATGGAGAG TTTCTGCAAGAAAAGATAAAATTGGATGAACTTAAAAAG cAACCCGTAGAATACCCGGCCGCTAATCTT AGGGATCACCTAACCCACAGGGAGACCTACAGGGAGCAAATGCATGGGCCGGAAATGGTGAGAAAACCTTACAACAGCCAGGATAAGTTGCTGGAGAGGGAACGGCAGCTTGAAGCTCAGATCCGTCGGGAAATGGAAAAAATCGAGTTGCATGACGGGAATTTCAAACCCTGGGCGAGGGATGCTAAGAACCCCACGCATCACGTG CCCAAGTCCACCAACAGTGGAGTCTACCTCTTCATCAGAACCAACAAACTCGCCAAGGCTGACGTCGTCAAGGCTCTACAGGAGGGACGCTCCGTGCTGGCCAACTCATACGGGCAACTCAAGGGCATCGCTACCAACAGGGAG ATTCAGTTGCTGGAGGGACAAGAAGGGTGGAACATCCGGGCGAATATGACGCGCACTGGGGACTATTGGCTGGAGCGTTCCCAGGATTCAACAGTCATCGACGACATGATCCTGGTCATCTGGTTCCCGACCTTTAACGACGCCGAGAAGTGGGTCATCAGCGAGAGGAAGTTTAAGACTCCCAGCTTTCCCGAACCTTACGGAAGTGACGTTATGATTCTTCCTTTAAACGATAGCCAGCCACAAG AGCGGATCGCCTACACCTACATTACCACGGAATACCCCCGCCAGCTGGATCCAGTCATGTTTCGAGAAAACTTCGTTCCTAAGATCAAAGAAGTGCTCTACAAGCATGGCAACGACGGGTTCTTCATTCAGTCGGTCGGAGCAAAGGTTATCCGGGGTCACTGGGTCAAACCCAGCAGCCTCATTACCACCATCAGATTCAACACCAGACAAGACGCTCTTAACTTTTTCCTAGACC CGGAATACAAACAAATTCGTCTGGAAATTAGTAGACGTATCGAACAACTTCCGGTTTACATGAACTGGTTTAAACCGGTCAGCTTTATGTTTACCCTGGACAAATATGTGTAA
- the LOC128187089 gene encoding uncharacterized protein LOC128187089 isoform X13 produces MSYEQNVKPWSGMYMQQTTYKHDYNPAGGISPRNRQTNYPYGADAPKADIPGPYNNFRPRYGDPLPQHIRDLDGQRFDDQPLTDRQRIKRGEEWIGGRRYDEPMTDRGQYYERERGRDLSPYRGDDRIYNVLDNGRRTSLDRPINRNRDNEFERQNLRLGRHTSLDRYDLMDKRKENLKQYIQNRRRDPFEGLYQDRGRNGSPERYYDRGRDNGRGRDFDRRRDESPGKFREWDRDRNGYNGYNDRYSRLFRDKFKYLDLYERPAQPMIDSYADHRKMTDRTTYKDYGEFLQEKIKLDELKKQPVEYPAANLRDHLTHRETYREQMHGPEMVRKPYNSQDKLLERERQLEAQIRREMEKIELHDGNFKPWARDAKNPTHHVPKSTNSGVYLFIRTNKLAKADVVKALQEGRSVLANSYGQLKGIATNREIQLLEGQEGWNIRANMTRTGDYWLERSQDSTVIDDMILVIWFPTFNDAEKWVISERKFKTPSFPEPYGSDVMILPLNDSQPQERIAYTYITTEYPRQLDPVMFRENFVPKIKEVLYKHGNDGFFIQSVGAKVIRGHWVKPSSLITTIRFNTRQDALNFFLDPEYKQIRLEISRRIEQLPVYMNWFKPVSFMFTLDKYV; encoded by the exons ATGTCATAC GAGCAGAACGTCAAGCCGTGGTCCGGGATG TACATGCAACAGACCACATACAAACATGATTACAACCCGGCGGGAGGG ATCTCACCGAGGAACAGACAGACCAATTACCCTTACGGAGCCGACGCCCCCAAGGCGGACATTCCCGGTCCTTACAACAACTTCCGGCCCAGATATGGCGACCCCCTCCCCCAGCATATCAGAGAT TTGGACGGACAAAGATTTGATGACCAGCCTCTCACCGACAGG CAAAGAATAAAACGGGGAGAGGAATGGATTGGAGGG AGACGATATGACGAGCCTATGACGGACCGAGGG CAGTATTACGAGAGGGAGCGAGGCCGGGATCTGTCGCCTTACCGG GGAGATGACAGAATTTATAATGTGTTGGATAATGGTCGAAGAACCTCTTTAGATAGG CCAATAAATAGAAACAGGGACAATGAATTTGAAAGG CAAAATTTGAGGCTTGGGCGCCATACCTCCTTAGATAGG tacGATTTAATGGATAAACGAAAAGAAAATCTGAAGCAA TACATCCAAAACAGGAGGAGGGACCCGTTTGAGGGACTG TATCAAGACAGAGGGAGAAACGGGTCACCCGAAAGG TATTACGACCGTGGGAGAGACAATGGTAGGGGTCGGGACTTTGACAGGAGGAGAGACGAGTCCCCTGGCAAG TTTAGAGAATGGGATCGGGATCGGAATGGTTATAATGGTTATAATGATCGG TACTCTCGCCTATTCCGTGACAAGTTCAAATATCTCGACTTG TACGAGAGGCCAGCACAACCAATGATTGACAGCTACGCTGACCATCGG aaaatgaccGACAGAACGACATACAAGGACTATGGAGAG TTTCTGCAAGAAAAGATAAAATTGGATGAACTTAAAAAG cAACCCGTAGAATACCCGGCCGCTAATCTT AGGGATCACCTAACCCACAGGGAGACCTACAGGGAGCAAATGCATGGGCCGGAAATGGTGAGAAAACCTTACAACAGCCAGGATAAGTTGCTGGAGAGGGAACGGCAGCTTGAAGCTCAGATCCGTCGGGAAATGGAAAAAATCGAGTTGCATGACGGGAATTTCAAACCCTGGGCGAGGGATGCTAAGAACCCCACGCATCACGTG CCCAAGTCCACCAACAGTGGAGTCTACCTCTTCATCAGAACCAACAAACTCGCCAAGGCTGACGTCGTCAAGGCTCTACAGGAGGGACGCTCCGTGCTGGCCAACTCATACGGGCAACTCAAGGGCATCGCTACCAACAGGGAG ATTCAGTTGCTGGAGGGACAAGAAGGGTGGAACATCCGGGCGAATATGACGCGCACTGGGGACTATTGGCTGGAGCGTTCCCAGGATTCAACAGTCATCGACGACATGATCCTGGTCATCTGGTTCCCGACCTTTAACGACGCCGAGAAGTGGGTCATCAGCGAGAGGAAGTTTAAGACTCCCAGCTTTCCCGAACCTTACGGAAGTGACGTTATGATTCTTCCTTTAAACGATAGCCAGCCACAAG AGCGGATCGCCTACACCTACATTACCACGGAATACCCCCGCCAGCTGGATCCAGTCATGTTTCGAGAAAACTTCGTTCCTAAGATCAAAGAAGTGCTCTACAAGCATGGCAACGACGGGTTCTTCATTCAGTCGGTCGGAGCAAAGGTTATCCGGGGTCACTGGGTCAAACCCAGCAGCCTCATTACCACCATCAGATTCAACACCAGACAAGACGCTCTTAACTTTTTCCTAGACC CGGAATACAAACAAATTCGTCTGGAAATTAGTAGACGTATCGAACAACTTCCGGTTTACATGAACTGGTTTAAACCGGTCAGCTTTATGTTTACCCTGGACAAATATGTGTAA
- the LOC128187089 gene encoding uncharacterized protein LOC128187089 isoform X11, with protein MSYYMQQTTYKHDYNPAGGISPRNRQTNYPYGADAPKADIPGPYNNFRPRYGDPLPQHIRDQLRNYLDGQRFDDQPLTDRQRIKRGEEWIGGRRYDEPMTDRGVYGPPRRQYYERERGRDLSPYRGDDRIYNVLDNGRRTSLDRPINRNRDNEFERQNLRLGRHTSLDRYDLMDKRKENLKQYIQNRRRDPFEGLYQDRGRNGSPERYYDRGRDNGRGRDFDRRRDESPGKFREWDRDRNGYNGYNDRYSRLFRDKFKYLDLYERPAQPMIDSYADHRKMTDRTTYKDYGEFLQEKIKLDELKKQPVEYPAANLRDHLTHRETYREQMHGPEMVRKPYNSQDKLLERERQLEAQIRREMEKIELHDGNFKPWARDAKNPTHHVPKSTNSGVYLFIRTNKLAKADVVKALQEGRSVLANSYGQLKGIATNREIQLLEGQEGWNIRANMTRTGDYWLERSQDSTVIDDMILVIWFPTFNDAEKWVISERKFKTPSFPEPYGSDVMILPLNDSQPQERIAYTYITTEYPRQLDPVMFRENFVPKIKEVLYKHGNDGFFIQSVGAKVIRGHWVKPSSLITTIRFNTRQDALNFFLDPEYKQIRLEISRRIEQLPVYMNWFKPVSFMFTLDKYV; from the exons ATGTCATAC TACATGCAACAGACCACATACAAACATGATTACAACCCGGCGGGAGGG ATCTCACCGAGGAACAGACAGACCAATTACCCTTACGGAGCCGACGCCCCCAAGGCGGACATTCCCGGTCCTTACAACAACTTCCGGCCCAGATATGGCGACCCCCTCCCCCAGCATATCAGAGAT cAGCTTCGTAATTAT TTGGACGGACAAAGATTTGATGACCAGCCTCTCACCGACAGG CAAAGAATAAAACGGGGAGAGGAATGGATTGGAGGG AGACGATATGACGAGCCTATGACGGACCGAGGG GTTTACGGTCCACCAAGAAGG CAGTATTACGAGAGGGAGCGAGGCCGGGATCTGTCGCCTTACCGG GGAGATGACAGAATTTATAATGTGTTGGATAATGGTCGAAGAACCTCTTTAGATAGG CCAATAAATAGAAACAGGGACAATGAATTTGAAAGG CAAAATTTGAGGCTTGGGCGCCATACCTCCTTAGATAGG tacGATTTAATGGATAAACGAAAAGAAAATCTGAAGCAA TACATCCAAAACAGGAGGAGGGACCCGTTTGAGGGACTG TATCAAGACAGAGGGAGAAACGGGTCACCCGAAAGG TATTACGACCGTGGGAGAGACAATGGTAGGGGTCGGGACTTTGACAGGAGGAGAGACGAGTCCCCTGGCAAG TTTAGAGAATGGGATCGGGATCGGAATGGTTATAATGGTTATAATGATCGG TACTCTCGCCTATTCCGTGACAAGTTCAAATATCTCGACTTG TACGAGAGGCCAGCACAACCAATGATTGACAGCTACGCTGACCATCGG aaaatgaccGACAGAACGACATACAAGGACTATGGAGAG TTTCTGCAAGAAAAGATAAAATTGGATGAACTTAAAAAG cAACCCGTAGAATACCCGGCCGCTAATCTT AGGGATCACCTAACCCACAGGGAGACCTACAGGGAGCAAATGCATGGGCCGGAAATGGTGAGAAAACCTTACAACAGCCAGGATAAGTTGCTGGAGAGGGAACGGCAGCTTGAAGCTCAGATCCGTCGGGAAATGGAAAAAATCGAGTTGCATGACGGGAATTTCAAACCCTGGGCGAGGGATGCTAAGAACCCCACGCATCACGTG CCCAAGTCCACCAACAGTGGAGTCTACCTCTTCATCAGAACCAACAAACTCGCCAAGGCTGACGTCGTCAAGGCTCTACAGGAGGGACGCTCCGTGCTGGCCAACTCATACGGGCAACTCAAGGGCATCGCTACCAACAGGGAG ATTCAGTTGCTGGAGGGACAAGAAGGGTGGAACATCCGGGCGAATATGACGCGCACTGGGGACTATTGGCTGGAGCGTTCCCAGGATTCAACAGTCATCGACGACATGATCCTGGTCATCTGGTTCCCGACCTTTAACGACGCCGAGAAGTGGGTCATCAGCGAGAGGAAGTTTAAGACTCCCAGCTTTCCCGAACCTTACGGAAGTGACGTTATGATTCTTCCTTTAAACGATAGCCAGCCACAAG AGCGGATCGCCTACACCTACATTACCACGGAATACCCCCGCCAGCTGGATCCAGTCATGTTTCGAGAAAACTTCGTTCCTAAGATCAAAGAAGTGCTCTACAAGCATGGCAACGACGGGTTCTTCATTCAGTCGGTCGGAGCAAAGGTTATCCGGGGTCACTGGGTCAAACCCAGCAGCCTCATTACCACCATCAGATTCAACACCAGACAAGACGCTCTTAACTTTTTCCTAGACC CGGAATACAAACAAATTCGTCTGGAAATTAGTAGACGTATCGAACAACTTCCGGTTTACATGAACTGGTTTAAACCGGTCAGCTTTATGTTTACCCTGGACAAATATGTGTAA
- the LOC128187089 gene encoding uncharacterized protein LOC128187089 isoform X20 produces the protein MSYEQNVKPWSGMYMQQTTYKHDYNPAGGISPRNRQTNYPYGADAPKADIPGPYNNFRPRYGDPLPQHIRDQRIKRGEEWIGGRRYDEPMTDRGQYYERERGRDLSPYRGDDRIYNVLDNGRRTSLDRPINRNRDNEFERQNLRLGRHTSLDRYDLMDKRKENLKQYIQNRRRDPFEGLYQDRGRNGSPERYYDRGRDNGRGRDFDRRRDESPGKFREWDRDRNGYNGYNDRYSRLFRDKFKYLDLYERPAQPMIDSYADHRKMTDRTTYKDYGEFLQEKIKLDELKKQPVEYPAANLRDHLTHRETYREQMHGPEMVRKPYNSQDKLLERERQLEAQIRREMEKIELHDGNFKPWARDAKNPTHHVPKSTNSGVYLFIRTNKLAKADVVKALQEGRSVLANSYGQLKGIATNREIQLLEGQEGWNIRANMTRTGDYWLERSQDSTVIDDMILVIWFPTFNDAEKWVISERKFKTPSFPEPYGSDVMILPLNDSQPQERIAYTYITTEYPRQLDPVMFRENFVPKIKEVLYKHGNDGFFIQSVGAKVIRGHWVKPSSLITTIRFNTRQDALNFFLDPEYKQIRLEISRRIEQLPVYMNWFKPVSFMFTLDKYV, from the exons ATGTCATAC GAGCAGAACGTCAAGCCGTGGTCCGGGATG TACATGCAACAGACCACATACAAACATGATTACAACCCGGCGGGAGGG ATCTCACCGAGGAACAGACAGACCAATTACCCTTACGGAGCCGACGCCCCCAAGGCGGACATTCCCGGTCCTTACAACAACTTCCGGCCCAGATATGGCGACCCCCTCCCCCAGCATATCAGAGAT CAAAGAATAAAACGGGGAGAGGAATGGATTGGAGGG AGACGATATGACGAGCCTATGACGGACCGAGGG CAGTATTACGAGAGGGAGCGAGGCCGGGATCTGTCGCCTTACCGG GGAGATGACAGAATTTATAATGTGTTGGATAATGGTCGAAGAACCTCTTTAGATAGG CCAATAAATAGAAACAGGGACAATGAATTTGAAAGG CAAAATTTGAGGCTTGGGCGCCATACCTCCTTAGATAGG tacGATTTAATGGATAAACGAAAAGAAAATCTGAAGCAA TACATCCAAAACAGGAGGAGGGACCCGTTTGAGGGACTG TATCAAGACAGAGGGAGAAACGGGTCACCCGAAAGG TATTACGACCGTGGGAGAGACAATGGTAGGGGTCGGGACTTTGACAGGAGGAGAGACGAGTCCCCTGGCAAG TTTAGAGAATGGGATCGGGATCGGAATGGTTATAATGGTTATAATGATCGG TACTCTCGCCTATTCCGTGACAAGTTCAAATATCTCGACTTG TACGAGAGGCCAGCACAACCAATGATTGACAGCTACGCTGACCATCGG aaaatgaccGACAGAACGACATACAAGGACTATGGAGAG TTTCTGCAAGAAAAGATAAAATTGGATGAACTTAAAAAG cAACCCGTAGAATACCCGGCCGCTAATCTT AGGGATCACCTAACCCACAGGGAGACCTACAGGGAGCAAATGCATGGGCCGGAAATGGTGAGAAAACCTTACAACAGCCAGGATAAGTTGCTGGAGAGGGAACGGCAGCTTGAAGCTCAGATCCGTCGGGAAATGGAAAAAATCGAGTTGCATGACGGGAATTTCAAACCCTGGGCGAGGGATGCTAAGAACCCCACGCATCACGTG CCCAAGTCCACCAACAGTGGAGTCTACCTCTTCATCAGAACCAACAAACTCGCCAAGGCTGACGTCGTCAAGGCTCTACAGGAGGGACGCTCCGTGCTGGCCAACTCATACGGGCAACTCAAGGGCATCGCTACCAACAGGGAG ATTCAGTTGCTGGAGGGACAAGAAGGGTGGAACATCCGGGCGAATATGACGCGCACTGGGGACTATTGGCTGGAGCGTTCCCAGGATTCAACAGTCATCGACGACATGATCCTGGTCATCTGGTTCCCGACCTTTAACGACGCCGAGAAGTGGGTCATCAGCGAGAGGAAGTTTAAGACTCCCAGCTTTCCCGAACCTTACGGAAGTGACGTTATGATTCTTCCTTTAAACGATAGCCAGCCACAAG AGCGGATCGCCTACACCTACATTACCACGGAATACCCCCGCCAGCTGGATCCAGTCATGTTTCGAGAAAACTTCGTTCCTAAGATCAAAGAAGTGCTCTACAAGCATGGCAACGACGGGTTCTTCATTCAGTCGGTCGGAGCAAAGGTTATCCGGGGTCACTGGGTCAAACCCAGCAGCCTCATTACCACCATCAGATTCAACACCAGACAAGACGCTCTTAACTTTTTCCTAGACC CGGAATACAAACAAATTCGTCTGGAAATTAGTAGACGTATCGAACAACTTCCGGTTTACATGAACTGGTTTAAACCGGTCAGCTTTATGTTTACCCTGGACAAATATGTGTAA